One window from the genome of Pseudomonas sp. L5B5 encodes:
- a CDS encoding SGNH/GDSL hydrolase family protein — MGRLQGIALLLGITLLSSCSPTTEVQATPASALAKAGPSQKKVLTTGSDPNLALLARKFSTSNRTPISIVQLGDSHTAADLFSGEMRRLLQAQYGDGGIGFVAATPVPGTRYERVILSAAKRQWSLVSARNQQSTQFPLGGYLSQPMTPGARVHIVERQPSNQQYRISALYQAASNNTLTARDNLNKSSRMLAATGGQWRMSPPFNNLTLPLDLNVANSQGLVLGGWNILGQKSAGVIYSALGINGARLDVLDKWQNGWLEALKALRPDMVVLAYGTNEAFDDDLDLQLYRSQLQEKVAVLRKNLPKTVILLVGPPDSIKRRNAGSCAASQPQPLRQIIQIQKDVAKTSRTLFWDWQAFMGGDCSISQWQASDLARNDLIHLTADGYRKSADGLYRFLRGQLGERMP; from the coding sequence ATGGGGCGACTGCAAGGTATTGCGCTGTTGCTGGGCATCACCTTGCTGAGCAGTTGCAGCCCGACCACCGAGGTCCAGGCCACTCCTGCCTCGGCCCTGGCCAAGGCCGGTCCGAGCCAGAAGAAGGTCTTGACCACGGGCAGCGATCCGAACCTGGCGCTGCTGGCACGCAAGTTCAGTACCTCCAATCGCACGCCGATCAGCATCGTTCAGTTGGGCGATTCGCACACCGCAGCCGACTTGTTCAGCGGTGAGATGCGGCGTCTGCTGCAGGCGCAATACGGCGATGGCGGCATCGGTTTCGTGGCCGCCACGCCGGTGCCGGGAACCCGCTACGAGCGTGTGATCCTCAGCGCAGCCAAGCGCCAGTGGTCGCTGGTGTCGGCGCGCAACCAGCAGAGCACGCAGTTTCCCCTGGGTGGCTACCTGTCGCAGCCGATGACTCCGGGCGCCCGGGTGCACATCGTCGAGCGCCAGCCGAGCAACCAGCAATACCGTATTTCCGCGCTGTACCAGGCGGCCAGCAACAACACCCTGACGGCACGGGACAACCTCAACAAAAGCAGCCGCATGCTTGCCGCCACCGGCGGGCAGTGGCGCATGAGCCCGCCGTTCAACAACCTGACCCTGCCCCTGGACCTGAATGTGGCCAACAGCCAGGGCCTGGTCCTGGGCGGCTGGAACATCCTTGGGCAGAAGAGCGCCGGGGTGATCTATTCCGCCCTGGGCATCAACGGTGCGCGCCTGGACGTGCTGGACAAGTGGCAGAACGGTTGGCTGGAGGCGCTCAAGGCCCTGCGCCCGGACATGGTGGTGCTGGCCTACGGCACCAACGAGGCCTTCGATGACGACCTCGATCTGCAGCTGTATCGCAGCCAGTTGCAGGAAAAGGTCGCGGTGCTGCGCAAGAACCTGCCCAAGACGGTGATCCTGCTGGTCGGTCCGCCGGACTCCATCAAGCGGCGCAATGCCGGCAGTTGCGCTGCCTCGCAACCGCAGCCGCTGCGCCAGATCATCCAGATCCAGAAGGACGTGGCGAAAACCAGCCGCACGCTGTTCTGGGATTGGCAGGCTTTCATGGGCGGTGACTGTTCCATCAGCCAGTGGCAGGCCAGTGACCTGGCGCGCAATGACCTGATCCACCTGACGGCCGACGGTTATCGCAAGAGCGCCGACGGGCTGTACCGCTTCCTGCGCGGGCAGTTGGGCGAACGCATGCCGTGA
- the ilvD gene encoding dihydroxy-acid dehydratase, translated as MPDYRSKTSTHGRNMAGARALWRATGMKDADFKKPIIAVANSFTQFVPGHVHLKDLGQLVAREIERAGGVAKEFNTIAVDDGIAMGHDGMLYSLPSREIIADSVEYMVNAHCADAIVCISNCDKITPGMLMAALRLNIPVIFVSGGPMEAGKTKLASHGLDLVDAMVIAADSSASDEKVAEYERSACPTCGSCSGMFTANSMNCLTEALGLALPGNGSTLATHSDREQLFLEAGRTIVQLCQRYYGENDESVLPRNIANFKAFENAMMLDIAMGGSTNTILHLLAAAQEGEVDFDLRDIDRLSRKVPQLCKVAPNIQKYHMEDVHRAGGIFSILGSLARGGLLHTDLPTVHSRSMSDAIAKWDITQTTDEAVHTFFKAGPAGIPTQTAFSQSTRWETLDDDRENGCIRSVEHAYSQEGGLAVLYGNIALDGCVVKTAGVDESIHVFEGNAKIFESQDSAVRGILADEVKEGDIVIIRYEGPKGGPGMQEMLYPTSYLKSKGLGKACALLTDGRFSGGTSGLSIGHASPEAAAGGAIGLVRDGDKVLIDIPNRSINLLVSDEELAARRVEQDKKGWKPVEVRPRKVTTALKAYALLATSADKGAVRDKALLDSL; from the coding sequence ATGCCTGATTACCGTTCGAAAACGTCCACCCACGGCCGCAACATGGCCGGTGCCCGCGCGCTGTGGCGCGCCACGGGGATGAAAGATGCCGACTTCAAGAAGCCGATCATCGCCGTTGCCAACTCCTTCACCCAGTTCGTCCCGGGGCACGTGCACCTGAAGGACCTGGGCCAGCTGGTGGCTCGCGAGATCGAACGCGCCGGTGGCGTGGCCAAGGAGTTCAACACCATCGCCGTGGACGACGGCATCGCCATGGGCCATGACGGCATGCTGTATTCGCTGCCGAGCCGCGAGATCATCGCCGACTCGGTGGAATACATGGTCAACGCCCACTGCGCCGACGCCATCGTCTGCATCTCCAACTGCGACAAGATCACCCCCGGCATGCTGATGGCCGCCCTGCGCCTGAACATCCCGGTGATCTTCGTCTCCGGCGGCCCGATGGAAGCCGGCAAGACCAAGCTGGCCTCCCACGGCCTGGACCTGGTGGATGCCATGGTCATCGCCGCCGACTCCAGCGCTTCTGACGAGAAGGTCGCGGAGTACGAGCGCAGTGCCTGCCCGACCTGTGGTTCGTGCTCCGGCATGTTCACCGCCAACTCCATGAACTGCCTGACCGAAGCCCTGGGCCTCGCCCTGCCGGGCAACGGTTCGACCCTGGCCACCCACAGCGACCGTGAGCAGCTGTTCCTGGAAGCCGGGCGCACCATCGTCCAGCTGTGCCAGCGCTACTACGGCGAGAACGACGAGTCGGTACTGCCGCGCAACATCGCCAACTTCAAGGCGTTCGAGAACGCCATGATGCTGGACATCGCCATGGGCGGTTCGACCAACACCATCCTGCACCTGCTGGCCGCCGCCCAGGAAGGCGAGGTGGACTTCGACCTGCGGGACATCGATCGCCTGTCGCGCAAGGTGCCGCAGCTGTGCAAGGTGGCGCCGAACATCCAGAAGTACCACATGGAAGACGTGCACCGCGCCGGCGGCATCTTCAGCATCCTCGGGTCGCTGGCCCGTGGCGGCCTGCTGCACACCGACCTGCCGACCGTCCACAGCCGCAGCATGAGCGATGCCATCGCCAAGTGGGACATCACCCAGACCACGGATGAAGCCGTGCATACCTTCTTCAAGGCAGGCCCGGCAGGCATCCCCACGCAGACGGCATTCAGCCAGTCGACCCGCTGGGAGACGCTGGACGACGACCGTGAAAATGGCTGCATCCGCAGTGTCGAGCATGCCTACTCGCAAGAGGGCGGCCTGGCGGTGCTGTACGGCAACATCGCCCTGGACGGCTGCGTGGTGAAGACCGCCGGCGTCGACGAATCGATCCACGTGTTCGAAGGCAACGCCAAGATCTTCGAAAGCCAGGACAGCGCGGTACGCGGCATCCTTGCCGATGAAGTGAAGGAAGGCGACATCGTCATCATTCGCTACGAGGGCCCGAAAGGCGGCCCGGGCATGCAGGAGATGCTGTACCCGACCTCGTACCTGAAGTCCAAGGGCCTGGGCAAGGCCTGTGCCCTGCTGACCGACGGCCGCTTCTCGGGTGGTACTTCGGGCCTGTCCATCGGCCACGCCTCGCCGGAAGCCGCCGCAGGTGGCGCCATCGGCCTGGTCCGGGACGGCGACAAGGTGCTGATCGACATTCCCAACCGCTCGATCAACCTGCTGGTCAGCGACGAGGAACTGGCCGCCCGTCGTGTCGAACAGGACAAGAAAGGCTGGAAACCAGTGGAAGTGCGCCCACGCAAGGTGACCACCGCCCTGAAGGCCTATGCCCTGCTGGCCACCAGCGCCGACAAGGGTGCGGTACGCGACAAGGCCCTGCTCGACAGCCTGTGA
- a CDS encoding MFS transporter produces MDHPPRSTKKTSAIVLLMTMTLLGVFPLDVILPSFPALAERFQTSSADIALSVSLFAIGLSFSLMVVGPLSDSLGRKKLLLAGMSVAIVGAAGCIMAREYSWFLFFRVIQAIGCGCFVLSQALVQDLFMGKEQERLRIAMVTASGIFISLSPLFGTWLQDQIGWQGSFEVFIAIGLLVILKACLLLENTPGTASVRHRNLLAAYWLVCSEPRFVGYWLISALAFSCHFSFIVISPIIFMEQLQLSSYQYSLALLLYGAAYVLGGFGAGVMNRYMQASTQITVGLLLIALSGLLMLLLQQSGMSAITVLVPMIICTAGTTITRPVATSRAMGLFPQNAGTSASAGNMIIFTCGGLISGFINLSSNNPTMALGLCFLVLSASALALNSLVNRRDLRVCA; encoded by the coding sequence ATGGACCACCCCCCGCGCTCCACGAAAAAGACCTCGGCCATCGTCCTGTTGATGACCATGACGCTGCTCGGCGTCTTCCCGCTGGACGTCATCCTGCCCTCCTTCCCTGCCCTGGCCGAACGCTTCCAGACCTCGAGCGCCGACATCGCGCTGTCAGTCAGCCTGTTCGCCATCGGCCTGTCCTTCTCGCTGATGGTGGTCGGCCCGCTGTCCGACTCCCTGGGCCGCAAGAAGCTGCTGCTGGCCGGCATGAGCGTGGCCATCGTCGGCGCAGCCGGTTGCATCATGGCCCGCGAATATTCGTGGTTCCTGTTCTTCCGGGTGATCCAGGCCATTGGCTGTGGCTGCTTCGTGCTGTCCCAGGCGCTGGTCCAGGACCTGTTCATGGGCAAGGAGCAGGAGCGCCTGCGCATCGCCATGGTCACTGCCAGCGGGATCTTCATTTCCCTGTCGCCACTGTTCGGCACCTGGTTGCAGGACCAGATCGGCTGGCAGGGCAGTTTCGAGGTGTTCATCGCCATCGGCCTGCTGGTGATCCTCAAGGCCTGCCTGCTGCTGGAAAACACCCCAGGCACCGCCTCGGTCCGGCACAGGAACCTGCTCGCGGCCTACTGGCTGGTCTGCTCGGAACCGCGATTCGTGGGTTACTGGCTGATCTCGGCGCTGGCGTTCTCCTGCCATTTCTCGTTCATCGTCATCTCGCCGATCATCTTCATGGAGCAATTGCAGCTCTCGTCCTACCAGTACTCGCTGGCCCTTCTGCTGTACGGCGCGGCCTACGTACTGGGCGGTTTTGGAGCCGGGGTGATGAACCGGTACATGCAGGCCAGCACCCAGATCACCGTCGGGTTGCTGCTGATTGCCCTGTCCGGCCTGCTGATGCTGCTCCTGCAGCAATCAGGCATGAGCGCAATCACGGTGCTGGTGCCCATGATCATCTGCACCGCCGGCACCACCATTACCCGCCCGGTCGCCACGTCCAGGGCCATGGGCCTGTTCCCGCAGAACGCGGGGACTTCGGCCTCGGCCGGCAACATGATCATCTTCACTTGCGGGGGCTTGATCAGTGGCTTCATCAATCTGAGCAGCAACAACCCGACCATGGCCCTGGGCCTGTGCTTCCTGGTGCTGAGTGCAAGTGCGCTGGCCTTGAACAGCCTGGTCAATCGGCGCGACCTGCGAGTCTGTGCCTGA
- a CDS encoding class I SAM-dependent rRNA methyltransferase, which translates to MSLPSLRLKANADRRLRAGHLWVYSNEIDVAATPLHGFKAGDQALLEAAGGKPLGIVAMSPNNLICARLLSRDAKLALDKSLLVHRLNVALSLRERLFDKPFYRLVYGDSDLLPGLVVDRFGDILVVQLASATMERHKDDVIAALVQVLKPSGILFKNDSAARDAEGLERYVDTVFGVVPEWVALEENGVKFEAPVMEGQKTGWFYDHRMNRARLAPYAKGKRVLDLFSYIGGWGVQAGAFGASEVFCVDASGFALDGVERNAALNGIADKLTCIEGDVFEALKELKAAEERFDVIVADPPAFIKRKKDLKNGEGAYRRLNEQAMRLLTKDGILVSASCSMHLPEDDLQNILLTSARHLDRNIQLLERGGQGPDHPVHPAIPETRYIKSITCRLLPNS; encoded by the coding sequence ATGTCCCTGCCAAGCCTGCGCCTCAAAGCCAACGCCGACCGCCGCCTGCGCGCCGGCCACCTGTGGGTCTACAGCAATGAAATCGATGTAGCCGCCACTCCCCTGCACGGCTTCAAGGCGGGCGACCAGGCGCTGCTGGAAGCTGCGGGCGGCAAGCCGTTGGGCATCGTCGCCATGAGCCCCAACAACCTGATCTGCGCCCGCCTGCTGTCGCGCGATGCCAAGCTGGCCCTGGACAAGTCGCTGCTGGTGCACCGCCTGAACGTGGCCCTGTCCCTGCGCGAGCGCCTGTTCGACAAGCCCTTCTATCGCCTGGTGTACGGCGACTCCGACCTGCTGCCGGGCCTGGTGGTGGATCGCTTCGGCGACATCCTGGTGGTGCAGCTGGCCTCGGCCACCATGGAACGTCACAAGGACGACGTGATCGCCGCCCTGGTCCAGGTGCTCAAGCCCAGCGGCATCCTGTTCAAGAACGATTCCGCGGCCCGTGACGCCGAAGGCCTTGAGCGTTACGTCGACACCGTGTTCGGCGTGGTGCCCGAGTGGGTCGCGCTGGAAGAGAACGGCGTGAAGTTCGAAGCCCCGGTGATGGAAGGCCAGAAGACCGGCTGGTTCTATGACCACCGCATGAACCGCGCACGCCTGGCCCCTTACGCCAAGGGCAAGCGCGTGCTGGACCTGTTCAGCTACATCGGTGGCTGGGGTGTGCAGGCCGGCGCGTTCGGCGCCAGCGAAGTGTTCTGCGTCGACGCCTCGGGTTTTGCCCTGGATGGCGTGGAGCGCAACGCGGCCCTCAACGGCATTGCCGACAAGCTCACCTGCATCGAAGGCGACGTGTTCGAGGCCCTCAAGGAACTCAAGGCCGCTGAAGAACGTTTCGACGTGATCGTTGCCGACCCGCCCGCCTTCATCAAGCGCAAGAAGGACCTGAAGAACGGCGAAGGCGCCTACCGCCGCCTCAACGAACAAGCCATGCGCCTGTTGACCAAGGACGGCATCCTGGTCAGCGCCTCGTGCTCGATGCACCTGCCCGAGGACGACCTGCAGAACATCCTGCTGACCAGCGCCCGCCACCTGGACCGCAACATCCAGCTGCTGGAGCGTGGCGGCCAGGGTCCGGATCACCCGGTGCACCCGGCCATCCCGGAAACCCGCTACATCAAGAGCATCACCTGCCGCCTGCTGCCCAACAGCTGA
- a CDS encoding HDOD domain-containing protein: MPPQPQIMVDLQMEQYMPDPDLEVIAKLISQDPGLSGALLKIVNSPYYGLSNKIASIQRAVNLLGSRSIINLINAQSIKGEMSDETIVTLNRFWDTAQDVAMTCLTLAKRTGSQAVDEAYALGLFHDCGVPLMLKRFPNYMTVLEKAYGSAGPEQRVVDTENHAFNTNHAVVGYYTAKSWRLPEHVTNAIANHHNALAIFSDESSRNSQLKNLLAILKMAEHICSSYRVLGNQVEDHEWNSIGHLVLDYVGLSDYDFENLKETVRELGAH; encoded by the coding sequence GTGCCGCCCCAGCCGCAGATCATGGTGGATCTGCAGATGGAGCAGTACATGCCGGACCCTGACCTGGAGGTGATCGCCAAGCTGATATCCCAGGACCCGGGCCTGTCCGGCGCACTGCTGAAGATCGTCAATTCGCCCTATTACGGCCTGAGCAACAAGATCGCCTCGATCCAGCGCGCGGTTAACCTGCTGGGCAGCCGCTCGATCATCAACCTGATCAACGCGCAGTCGATCAAGGGCGAGATGAGCGATGAAACCATCGTCACCCTCAACCGTTTCTGGGATACCGCCCAGGACGTGGCCATGACCTGCCTGACCCTGGCCAAGCGCACCGGCTCGCAGGCCGTGGACGAAGCCTATGCGCTGGGGTTGTTCCACGATTGTGGCGTGCCGCTGATGCTCAAGCGTTTCCCCAACTACATGACGGTACTGGAAAAAGCCTACGGCAGTGCCGGCCCCGAGCAGCGGGTGGTGGACACCGAGAATCACGCCTTCAATACCAACCACGCGGTGGTGGGCTACTACACGGCCAAGTCCTGGCGCCTGCCGGAACACGTGACCAACGCCATCGCCAATCACCACAACGCCCTGGCAATCTTCAGCGACGAGTCCTCGCGCAACAGCCAGCTGAAGAACCTGCTGGCGATCTTGAAGATGGCCGAACATATCTGCTCGTCCTATCGGGTGCTGGGCAACCAGGTCGAAGACCACGAGTGGAACAGCATCGGCCACCTGGTGCTCGATTATGTCGGCCTGTCGGACTACGACTTCGAGAACCTCAAGGAAACCGTGCGCGAGCTGGGCGCCCACTGA
- the mutM gene encoding bifunctional DNA-formamidopyrimidine glycosylase/DNA-(apurinic or apyrimidinic site) lyase, translated as MPELPEVETTRRGIAPHLEGQKVSRVIVRERRLRWPIPEDLDIRLSGQRIVQVDRRAKYLLINAEVGTLISHLGMSGNLRLVEVGLPAAKHEHVDIELESGLALRYTDPRRFGAMLWSLDPLGHELLARLGPEPLTDLFDGERLFQLSRGRSMAVKPFIMDNAVVVGVGNIYATEALFAAGIDPRREAKGISRARYLRLAIEIKRILAAAIERGGTTLRDFIGGDGQPGYFQQELFVYGRGTEHCKVCGTGLRELKLGQRASVYCPRCQS; from the coding sequence ATGCCTGAACTGCCCGAGGTCGAGACCACCCGGCGCGGGATCGCGCCGCACCTGGAGGGCCAGAAGGTCAGTCGGGTGATCGTTCGTGAACGGCGCCTGCGCTGGCCGATCCCCGAAGACCTGGATATCCGTCTGTCCGGGCAGCGTATCGTCCAGGTCGACCGCCGGGCCAAGTACCTGTTGATCAATGCCGAAGTCGGCACCCTGATCAGCCACCTGGGCATGTCGGGCAACCTGCGGCTGGTGGAAGTCGGCCTGCCGGCGGCCAAGCATGAGCACGTGGATATCGAACTGGAGTCGGGGCTGGCCCTGCGCTATACCGACCCGCGGCGCTTTGGCGCCATGCTCTGGAGCCTCGATCCCCTGGGCCACGAATTGCTGGCGCGGCTGGGGCCGGAGCCCTTGACCGATCTGTTCGACGGCGAGCGCCTGTTCCAGCTGTCCCGGGGGCGCTCGATGGCGGTCAAGCCATTCATCATGGACAACGCGGTGGTGGTGGGGGTGGGCAACATCTACGCCACCGAGGCGCTGTTCGCTGCGGGCATCGATCCGCGCCGCGAGGCCAAGGGCATTTCCCGAGCCCGCTACCTGAGGCTGGCGATCGAGATCAAGCGGATATTGGCCGCCGCCATCGAACGTGGCGGGACCACCTTGCGCGATTTCATCGGCGGGGATGGCCAGCCCGGCTACTTCCAGCAGGAGCTGTTCGTCTACGGACGGGGCACGGAGCACTGCAAGGTCTGTGGTACGGGATTGCGGGAGCTCAAGCTGGGCCAGCGTGCCAGCGTCTATTGCCCGCGCTGCCAGAGCTGA
- a CDS encoding YfhL family 4Fe-4S dicluster ferredoxin: protein MSLIITDDCINCDVCEPECPNAAISQGEEIYVIDPNLCTQCVGHYDEPQCQQVCPVDCIPLDEARPETDEELMAKYRKITGKA, encoded by the coding sequence ATGTCCCTGATCATCACCGACGATTGCATCAACTGCGACGTCTGCGAACCCGAGTGCCCCAACGCGGCCATTTCCCAAGGCGAAGAGATCTACGTGATCGATCCGAACCTGTGCACCCAGTGCGTCGGCCACTACGACGAACCGCAGTGCCAGCAGGTATGCCCGGTGGATTGCATTCCCCTGGACGAAGCCCGCCCGGAAACCGATGAAGAGTTGATGGCCAAGTACCGCAAGATCACCGGCAAGGCCTGA
- the coaD gene encoding pantetheine-phosphate adenylyltransferase, with product MNRVLYPGTFDPITKGHGDLVERASRLFDHVIIAVAASPKKNPLFPLEQRVELAQEVTKHLPNVEVVGFSTLLAHFAKEQNANVFLRGLRAVSDFEYEFQLANMNRQLAPDVESLFLTPSERYSFISSTLVREIAALGGDISKFVHPAVAEALTLRFKK from the coding sequence ATGAACCGAGTGTTGTACCCAGGAACCTTCGACCCTATTACCAAGGGCCACGGCGACCTGGTCGAACGCGCCTCGCGGCTGTTCGACCACGTGATCATCGCTGTTGCCGCCAGCCCCAAGAAAAACCCGCTGTTTCCCCTGGAACAGCGCGTGGAGCTGGCGCAAGAGGTGACCAAGCACCTGCCCAACGTTGAAGTCGTCGGGTTCTCGACGCTGCTGGCGCATTTCGCCAAGGAGCAGAACGCCAATGTCTTCCTGCGTGGCCTGCGGGCCGTTTCAGACTTCGAGTACGAGTTCCAGCTGGCCAACATGAATCGCCAACTGGCCCCGGACGTGGAAAGCCTGTTCCTCACCCCGTCCGAGCGCTACTCGTTCATTTCCTCGACGCTGGTCCGGGAAATCGCGGCCCTGGGTGGCGATATCAGCAAGTTCGTCCATCCGGCCGTTGCCGAAGCCCTGACCCTGCGCTTCAAGAAGTAG
- a CDS encoding GMC family oxidoreductase produces MPVPDLFREGLTRGWKTYNGSQLDQDLTLEADVAIVGSGAGGGTTAEILSAAGYKVLLIEEGPLKTSDDFKMLEDQAYTSLYQEGIGRMSKDGAITILQGRAVGGTTLINWTSSFRTPDPTLEHWAREHGVVGHSSAEMAPWFEKMEQRLGVAPWVMPPNANNDVIRKGCEALGYSWHVIPRNVRGCWNLGYCGLGCPTNAKQSMLVTTIPATLEKGGELLYLARAERLQLSGDKITSLQCLALDERCVVPTGRTITVKARHYVLAGGGINSPALLLRSDAPDPHSRLGKRTFLHLVNFSAGQFDEVINPFYGAPQSIYSDHFQWQDGTTGKMAYKLEVPPLQPALASTLLGGFGPQSGLSMEQLPHTHAMLALLRDGFHPDSTGGNVELRGDGSPVLDYQVSPYAWDGLRRAFHSMAEIQFAGGAKAVKPLHSDARFAKTLAEVRAQIDGLDLALYRTRLGSAHVMGGCAMGQDPKFAVADSLGRHHQLHNLSIHDGSLFPTSIGANPQLSVYGLTAQLATALAQRLKTA; encoded by the coding sequence ATGCCTGTACCTGATCTGTTTCGCGAAGGCCTGACTCGTGGCTGGAAAACCTACAACGGCTCGCAACTGGACCAGGACCTGACCCTGGAAGCCGACGTTGCCATCGTCGGCAGTGGCGCCGGAGGCGGCACCACTGCCGAGATCCTCAGTGCTGCGGGCTACAAGGTGCTGCTGATCGAAGAAGGCCCGCTCAAGACCAGCGACGATTTCAAGATGCTCGAAGACCAGGCCTACACCAGCCTTTACCAGGAAGGCATCGGGCGCATGAGCAAGGACGGCGCCATCACCATCCTCCAGGGCCGCGCCGTGGGCGGCACCACCCTGATCAACTGGACATCGAGCTTTCGCACCCCCGACCCAACCCTCGAGCACTGGGCCCGGGAGCATGGTGTGGTGGGCCACAGCTCGGCCGAGATGGCCCCCTGGTTCGAGAAAATGGAGCAGCGCCTGGGCGTTGCGCCCTGGGTCATGCCACCCAACGCCAACAACGACGTGATCCGCAAGGGCTGCGAAGCCCTGGGCTACAGCTGGCACGTGATCCCGCGCAACGTGCGCGGCTGCTGGAACCTGGGTTACTGCGGCCTCGGCTGCCCGACCAATGCCAAGCAGTCGATGCTGGTGACCACCATTCCGGCAACTCTGGAGAAAGGCGGCGAGCTGCTGTACCTGGCCCGGGCCGAACGCCTGCAACTGAGCGGCGACAAGATCACCAGCCTGCAGTGCCTGGCCCTCGATGAGCGCTGCGTGGTGCCCACCGGCCGCACCATCACGGTCAAGGCCAGGCACTATGTACTGGCCGGCGGCGGCATCAATAGCCCGGCCCTGCTGTTGCGCTCCGATGCGCCGGACCCGCATTCGCGCCTGGGCAAGCGCACCTTCCTGCACTTGGTGAACTTCTCCGCCGGGCAGTTCGACGAGGTGATCAACCCCTTCTACGGGGCACCGCAGTCGATCTATTCCGACCATTTCCAATGGCAGGACGGCACCACCGGCAAGATGGCCTACAAACTCGAGGTGCCACCGCTGCAACCGGCCCTGGCCAGCACCCTGCTGGGTGGTTTCGGACCCCAGAGCGGCCTGTCCATGGAACAGTTGCCCCACACCCATGCCATGCTCGCGCTGCTGCGGGACGGCTTCCATCCCGACAGCACCGGCGGCAACGTCGAACTGCGCGGCGACGGCAGCCCGGTGCTCGACTATCAAGTCTCGCCCTACGCCTGGGACGGTCTGCGCCGGGCCTTCCACAGCATGGCGGAAATCCAGTTCGCCGGTGGCGCCAAGGCGGTCAAGCCGTTGCACAGCGACGCCCGGTTCGCCAAGACCCTGGCCGAGGTTCGCGCCCAGATCGACGGCCTGGACCTCGCGCTGTACCGCACTCGCCTGGGCAGCGCCCACGTGATGGGCGGCTGCGCCATGGGCCAGGACCCCAAGTTCGCCGTGGCCGACAGCCTGGGGCGCCACCACCAGTTGCATAACCTTTCGATCCACGATGGCTCGCTGTTCCCCACCAGTATCGGCGCCAACCCGCAGCTGTCGGTGTACGGCCTGACCGCGCAGTTGGCCACGGCCCTGGCGCAACGCTTGAAAACAGCGTGA
- a CDS encoding twin-arginine translocation pathway signal protein — translation MTPSLSETPALSRRGLLKIGLCASAFLATAGLGASLSGCSASTPASGFTMLRSNDLPFLRALIPVMLEGAVAADRMPAAIEGTLGNLDNALNHLSTEMFKLTQQLFDVLGMAVTRGPLTGIWGSWENASADDIRNFLSRWENSFLALLRMGHASLLQLVMMAWYTRPESWAHCGYPGPPKV, via the coding sequence ATGACCCCTAGCCTGTCTGAAACACCCGCGCTGTCGCGGCGCGGCCTGCTGAAAATCGGTTTGTGCGCCAGCGCCTTCCTGGCCACCGCCGGTCTTGGCGCCAGCCTCAGCGGCTGCTCCGCCAGCACGCCTGCGAGCGGCTTCACCATGCTGCGCAGCAATGACCTGCCGTTCCTGCGGGCGCTGATTCCGGTGATGCTCGAAGGTGCCGTGGCCGCGGACAGGATGCCCGCCGCCATCGAGGGCACCCTGGGAAACCTGGACAACGCCCTCAATCACCTGTCGACCGAGATGTTCAAACTCACCCAGCAATTGTTCGATGTGCTGGGCATGGCGGTTACCCGTGGCCCGCTGACGGGGATCTGGGGCAGTTGGGAAAACGCCAGCGCGGATGACATCCGCAACTTCCTCAGCCGCTGGGAAAACAGCTTCCTGGCCCTGCTGCGCATGGGGCATGCGTCATTGCTGCAACTGGTGATGATGGCCTGGTACACCCGGCCCGAATCCTGGGCCCATTGCGGTTACCCCGGGCCGCCCAAGGTCTGA